In the genome of Streptomyces lydicus, the window GCCGAGCGACCGGTGGCGGGCAGGGGTGATCGTCGTGGTGGTCATGCGGGGTGCTCCGATCGCTCTCCGCGCGCAGGGCGTCGGCGGAGGAGGCGCTGGTTCGTGAGGAGTAGACAGGCGGCGTGCCAAGGGCACGGTCGGCCTGCGGAAGGTCAGGCGGCGGCGCGGAAGCGTCTGCGGTCGACCGGCTCGAACTCGACGCGGGTGGTCATCTGCGCGAGCCTGCTGGCGACGCGGTCACCGAGGTAGGCCCGGAAGTCCCTGATGCTCAGGTTGGTGGTGATCAGCGTCGGGAGCTTGAGGTTGTACCGGCGGTTGATCAGCCGGTAGGTCACTTCCTCGACCCACTCGGAGGACTTGGCCGCGCCGAGGTCGTCGATGATCAGCAGCGGACAGCGGCTGACGGCGGCCAGCACCCGCTCGCTGTCGACCCCGGGCCGGGGGCGCAGGTCGGCGTACAGGTCGGCGGCAGTGGTCGCGCGCCAGCGGACGCCGATGCCTCTCTGGGCCAGCAGCCGGACCGCGCCGTACGCCTGGTGGGTTTTGCCCGCGCCGACGACCCCGGCCATCAGCAGACTGGGCCCGGTGGTGACCTGCCGCCGGGCTCCCCGGCTGGGGGCGACGGCCGCCTCGGTGACCTCACGGGCCCAGGCCAGGACCTGCGGGTGGTCGGCGACGGCGGCCTGGTAGCGCGGGGGCATCCCGGCCGACAGGGCGTCCAGCAGGGAGAACGGTTCGGGCTCGTCGACCACCGCGGCGACGGCGGCCGGGTCGATGTTGCGGGCGGCCAGGATCCGCGCCATGCGGTCCAGGGTGCCCTCGCTGCCGAGGGTCTGCGGTTCGCGGTTACGGGTGCGCATCACAGCTCCTCGGCGTAGGCGGCGGCAGCATCGACCGGGTTGGTCCACGCCTGGTGAGCGGGCACGGTATGCCGGGATCCCGGCCGCGCCAAACCGCCGGAGCGCGGGTTCATGGCGTCGTTGACCAGGCTCGGCAGCCGGGACGGATGCCCTTGGATCTCGGTGAACCGGACCAGTCCGGCCCGCACGTGCTCGGGTGCGATGCCTTCGGCGAGGAGCTTCTTGACGAGGCGTCCGAGGTGCCCGAGCACATCCCCGGGTGGACGCTCGCCGCAGGCGGCGGCGTACTCCCCGACGAGCTGCTGTGCGGAGACGGTGCCCGCGTCGGGCGCTGTGCGCCCCGTAGGGATAGAGGATCCAGGATCCAAGATCCTAGATCCAGGCGCCGAGCCCTCCCCGAGGCTTCGGGGAAGGTTCGGGGAGCCCTCGGCGAGAGCGTCCTGACCTGCGCTTTTCGAGGTTGCGCCGCTAGGGGCGTCGACCGCGCCGTCGAAGGCGTCCTGCTGGGCAGCGGGCGCGTGGTCGGCGTGGCTGCGAGGTGTCGCGGCGGGCTGCGCGGGCAGATCGAGGGTTCGGGGAGCGTTCGGCGAAGCCTCGGCGAGCCCTCGGGGAGGGGTGGGCGACTCCTCGACCCGCTTGGTGCAGGTCCCCTTGCAGGGGCCGCACCGGTCGGCACCGTGGTGCTGCGGGCAGGAGGGCAGGCGGGACTGGCTCGGCTTGTCGATCTTCTGGTGCGCGGACCAGGTCACGATGTGGAGGTAGCGGCGGCCGTCGCAGCCGGTGTACCGGCACAGGAGCCCGGCTGTGGCGAGCTGGTGGAGGTCGTCTTCGACGTGCACCGAGGTGTGCTCGGCGCGCAGCGGCCACAGCAGCCCGGCGATGATCGCGGCGTTGTCACGGTGGCGGCCGTGATCGTCGGCCTGGGTGAGCAGTCCGAAGAAGGTGCGCTCTGCCTCGACGCTCACTTCGGCGAGCGACTCGGAGACGAATGCCTCCGGCTTGATGGTTCGTATCCGCGCCATGTCAGCGGCCCCGACCGGCGGCGATCAGGTCGCTGCGCGTGAGGGTCGCGTCGGCGAGGTCGAAGGTGTGCGGCCGTGTCCAGTCCGCCTCCGGCCAGACCCGCAGGATCCAGCGGGCTGCGACCCTCGCCGTGTTCCGGCCCACCTTCAGCGTCGCCCGGCTCTCGTCCTTGACGATGGCGTGCGGGTGGGGCCACGACTGCTGAGGGTCGTTGAGGCTGACCCGGATGGTGGCCGCGCCCGGGATCATGTCGGCGAGCTGCGCGGCGAGGCGGCGGTGGCGGTCGGTGTCCGGGCAGGCGGGGGTTCCGCTCGGCATGGCGAGCATGCGATACTCCGTGTTTCGTAGGAGTGCGGTGCGGCGGTTTTCGTGCAAGAAGCCCCGCCGCCCGCGTGATGTGATTCGGCGCCCCTCGGGGTGCCGGCCCGGCGCTTGGGAGTTGGTAGCTCCCGGGCGCCGGTTTTCTTTGCTGCGCTACGTCACGGACCGTGCGCTCGCATTCGCACCACCTCCTCCTCGCCTTCCATCTGCTCGTTTCGCCCCTCCCCGGGTCGCTGCCCGGCGGGGGACGACGAACATACGTAGACACCCGCGGACAAGTCCATCCCTGGTCCTGACGCGTCGCACAGGGCTGGCGACGGCCGGTACTTGGGCAGACGTCCCGCGATCGCTCGACAACGGCTGGGTACCGAATGCATAGCGGTTCTCCGGGGCTGGCACACTTGAGGTTCGAGGCCCGATCAACAGGTGCGATACAGGAACGTACGTTAGTTGCGCAGATGTATCAAGTCCGGGGTATCGTTGCCCTAGACACCGCCCCGACGACCAGCCCGACCGCCACGCTGCAGGAGTTCATGTGCCCCCACGTCAGTTCGACGGCAGTCGCGTGCGTGCTGTCCGGCGGGGCAAGGACCTTGGTCAGAGACAGTTGGCCGCCGAGGTAGGTGTCAGCGCCCCCACTGTCGCGCGATGGGAGGGCGGCCAGGATTTCCCCAAGGGCGAGAAGCTGCCTTCGATCGCGGCGGCGCTCGGTCAGCCGCTCGATGCTCTTTTCCCCCACGACGGCCCGCCGGACCTACAGCTCCTGCGGTGCGACGCCGGCCTCAGCGTGGCGCAGGCCGCTGCGATCATCGGCACGAGCCGCGTGCCGGTGAGCAGCGCCGAGTCCGGTCGACGTAGACTCAGCGCTGCCTACGTGCAGCCCCTTGCAGAGGCGTACGGGGTGACCGAGAGCGAATTGCTGTCGGCCCAGGACTGCTCATTTGGACATCGCCACGGGGCCTCGCGTGACGAGCAGGCAACCGCACCCCGCACGGTCGGCGAAAAGATCAACTATCTCCTGGAGCACGGGTACGTGGGCCAGGAGCCGCCCTCTGACACGGAAATCGCGCAGCTCGTCAATGAGCACGCGGGTGAGGCGGCCGTTACAACCGACGACATCGTCGCCCTTCGCGAGGGTGTTGCAACCGAGGCGTCAGACGTGGTGCGTGCTGGCCTGGCTGAGGCACTGCAGGTCGACGCCGCTCTCTTCCAGGACGATGCCGAGGTCAATTCTGCGGCCCGCGAACTCCTGGAGGCGATCCGCTTCCTTGGCTCCATTCACCGAGGACAGATCCTTGGTCTTGCCGCCCGCGGCAACAGCGGGGGGTTGTCCGCTGAGATGATGGCCAACATCAACGAACTCGTCGGAGAGCTGAAGCACAAGCTGCCCGAGGTGCCGGACCCCGGGGTGCAGAACGGGGAGTGACGGCACCCGCGAGCTTGCGCATCCGAGACGTTTCCGCTCTGCCGACTTCGCGGCTGATGCGCGTCCGCGCGTGGAGCGGGTCGGCACAAGCTACGTCACAGCCGGACTGGTGCCGATGCAGCTAAGGGACTACGGCATCGCCCATGATGGGGCGACGCCGTAGTCCCTTAGCCCTTCCTGACCCCCGCGCCCCGATGCAGCAGAAGGACACGCGTTCCCCCTCCGCAACGTGCGGCCACCGCTGCCGCGACTGTCTGCCGAGGCGGGCGAACATCGATCGAGCGGTTGGACCACTGCGCACGGGACGCCGGGCTAAGACGCGGTGAGGTCCACGCCGAGCAGCTCGGAGAGGGTGGTTACCGTCTGCTTGGGGTCCTGGTTGTGCACCCCAGCGAGGCCGAGCTGCTCTGCTGCCTGCACGTACGCTTCGGTGTCGTCGACAAAGATGCACTCCTCTGCCGGCAGGTCCATGAGCTTGAGCGTGATCTCGAAAAGGTTCGGGTCAGGCTTGCGCATGAGGTGCTGCTCGGAGATCACCACGACGTCGTACAGCTTCTCAAGCTCGTACCCCTGGTACAGGTCCCACGGGGCGAGCCCCACGGAGTTTGACAGAATGCCCACCTTGATACCGGCTCGGCGCGCCGCAGCGGCGGCGTCGATCAGCAGCGGCTCAGGACGAAGGTCACCGAAAATGCGGCCCATGAGGTTGTCGGGTGACACGCCCAACATCTTGCCGGCGAACTCGTTCCACTCCGTCTGAGAGACCGCTCCGCGCTCAAGGTCGCTGGTGATCCGGACGCCGGCGTCGTCCTTGTACAGGGCCGTGAGGCAAGCACCCTGCGGAAGTCCCTCGCGCTGCTCGAAGGCGAGCACTGCAGGCAGCAGCGGGGTGGTGAGCACGCCTCCGAAATCGAGGATGAGGCCGGTGCGGCGATTGGACATGCGGGAACTCCATTGCTGAGATTTCGGACGTCCATCCAGACCGGACAGCGTCACGAACCCGGCTGCATACGGCGACGACAAAGCCAGGATCCACTTATCATTTGCGGGGCGGAGCAAAGGCAATACGTCCGCCAGCCCCACGGTACCAGTCCGGTTCGTGCCGCCGATGGTGCCGAATCTCACCCGAAATTCCATCACTCAAGATCAATATTTCGGTTGGTACCGCGCTCCAGGCAAGCGGCTTACTGCAAGCTACTGATCCAATTCAGATTCCACTCGTGCGGAGTGCAGGAGAAGTCCCTTCGCCTGCTCCGCGGTGATGGTCGAGTAAGCCGTGCTGACTCGTGCTAGCCACGCCGCTTCACTGTCGGTGTCAACAAACGGCTTGCCCCTCAGGGGGGCGGCGGCCTGCGGATGGAATGGTGCGGCGTCAGCGGCTTGGAGTGCCGCCTTAATCCAATACGCCTCTGCGGCCGGCTCAGGGTCGGAGTGTGAGGCGGTAGCGTCTTCTGCGGCGAACATCAGGTTTCGTGGAGCGTAATGGCGCAGCTTCTCGCAAGCATCGGCAATATCCTGAGTCCATCGGTCCAGGCGGACGTCGATGGGGACGCGTATGTGCATGAGTTCCGCGATGCGCCGTCCGGCTGGGTACAGGCTCGTCCCGGGAAAAGCCTCCACGAGGTCAAACCAGAGTGGATAAGTCCTGTAGAGAGTTCGCCATGACTTCCACCGAGCCACTGCCGCGCGGGTGGTGGGAATGCTCGCCCCTACGGCAACGAACAGGAAGAGCAGGTCCATCCATATCTGTGTGACATCCACAAGGAACTGAACTGTGGAGAGTCTCAGAGGGAAGGCCACCGCAACCCAGAGGATGGCAATACGGGCCACTGTATGGGCCAGCCCCATCCACATCGAAATCCCCATCAAACCCAGACCGACGCGCATGCTCGTGCTCTCGGCCTGCCGCCCTGCCCTCGTCCACTGGTAGCCGCAAACTGCGGTTGTGACAAGCGGGAAGAAGTAGAAGACGGTCATGTAGACCGCGACTCCCCATTCTCCAGCGTGATCGATGAGAAAATTTTCGCTTGGGGTTCTGCGGTCCACCACGGTGAAGAATAGGACCGTGAGGAGAGTGACGCCTATCGCCCCTGCCTTATACGATGCACGGGCAATCCAGCGGGAGACCGCGACGTGCCGGGGTACGACTACCTCCGTGCTCTTCCCGTAGCTGGTGGCCACGTACGTCAGAGCTGCCATGATCGCTGCGGTACTGGCAAAGTGCCTGAGTAGGGCGCTCAGGTCCACCACGGGAATGCGATCTAGGGCATCCATCGCCGCCGGCGTGTAGAGACACAGGGCTACGGCGAATCCCGCATAGCCGCCCCAGAGCGCCCTACGATGAGAGTCACCGTACCGAACTGCAGGGAATCGCCAGATGGCGATAATGGTCATCACTGCTGCAGTGAGGTATTGAAAGTAATCGAACACGGGAACCAGTGGGTGTCCATTCGGGCTGCACATTTCGCCGAACCGCAAGATCGGTTGAGTGCAGACTTGATTGCCAGTAAGCGGGCCATGCGGCACGACGGAAGCCGAAAGGATGGAAATGTAACCTAGGCGCTCGTCAAGTGCTCGCGGCTAGATCCGACGCCGCGGTGGAGCAACTGGGTGGGCAAGCGAATTCTCCAGGAGGCTCACCATGTCATCTCCTGTGATCGACTGACGGCGCGCCAATCGCTTTATCAGCGAGGCCGAAAGCTCGGCTTGCTTTTCCTCGGGGCTGTCAAAATCGACGCGACCTTGGACCAGAGTCGACGGGAAACGTCGAAGGACTTCCTGGCGAATCCGTTCAGGGACGTACCGCTCGATCTCAGCAGCCGTCAAGGAGGTCCCGTGATCCAGCCATTCGTGCGCAAGCTCATGGAGAATGATGTGCTCGGTTTGATTTCGACTTGAACGGCGCCGATAGAGAATGATCGTGAACTCCGGTGCTTTGACCCGAAGACCGCAAGCAGTGCCCAGCCCTCCGTCGTGGTCATCCAGCGGAACTAGCCGAATCTGGCGCCCCAACACCTCTTCCATATTCCGCACCAGAGCCTCGACGCTAAAAGGGGCGGGGATAGGGAGGCCGACGAGTAGTTTCTCGCATTCCTTCACGAAGGCGCGCCGTGAAGGGTCTCGACGCCAACGCATAGTCGCTCCCTAGAATTTCCACTGAGGTTCGCCGCCAGCTCCGTCCCGATACTCGTACGCGAGGCGCTGGTAGCCAGGAGCTTGCACTAGAGGTACACGGCGGTTAGCCACCCTACAAGGAGGAAATCATGATCCACATGGGAGGGTCATGTAGCGAAGTTCACCCAAGTGTGCTCGACCACAATTGGATGCCAAGATCGAAATTGCGCGACGGACTTAATTGATCTTCGAATGCCCCTGAGGTCGGGGCACCTGTCTTGTCAGGTCCATTTCGGTTGCTGCGGGGCGGGGAGCCTACAGAGGCGCGGAAGGGAGAGGGCCTTAACGGACCCCACCTTCGTTGTTCAGTCCCCGCACCCGAGCGCGCTATCTGTGATCCGGAGCGCTGTCCGAACCCGAACGAACTGGGTTTCGGCCGGAGTCCCACTCGCCGAGGCAGCAGGCACCCCTCACGGCCGGGCGGCGATGATGGCCTCCGTGCGGATCACCTCGTCGAACTGTCCGGACGGGGCGAAGGCGAGCAATGCTGCGCGCAGGTCCTGCTCGAAGGCGTTCTTCTTCCCACCGAGCTGGGCCGGGCTGGAGTAGGAGAGGCTGAAGGTCCAGCCGATGACGTCGTCCACGGTGCGGGTCAAGGTGTGGTCCCAGCGCGCGGTGTCGACCTGGGAGAACGGGGAGCGGGCGAGGACGTCCTGGTGGCGATCCTTGGGGTGGGAATAGGTGCCAGAGCCGGCGCGGCGCTCGGGGCCGAGGTAGCGGGTGCGGACCAGGTCGACGACCTGCCGCCAGGGGGCGGGGTCGAGGTCGCCGGGGGCGCCGCCGGAGGCGAGGACGATTGCTCCGCCCGGCTTGATGAGCTGGTCGAGGTGCTGAGCTACCCGGTCGCGGTCCATCCAGTGGTACGCCGCGCCCATGACGGTGAGCAGCACGGGCCCGACGTCCATGGCTGGGAGGTTGGTGGAGTCGCCCTCGTGCCAGTCGATGTTGGTGATGTTGTGCTCGGCGGCCAGGCGTCGGCCTTCTTCGAGCATGCCCTTCTCGGGGTCGACGGCGATGACCTCGCCGACAAGTGGGGCGAGGTCGAGGGCGATGATGCCGGGGCCGGCGCCGAGGTCGAGGACACGCTGGGTGCCGTCCAGGCTGAAGCGGTCGGCAAGCAGGGTGTAGAACTCCGGCGCGTAACGGGGCCGGAAGCGCGCGTAGTACGGCGCGGTGGACGCGAACAGCTCTTCGGGCGTGTACGAGGGGTTGGAGGAGGTCATCGGACCAGTCTTTCGCGGGGTGTGGTCAGGGGGCAGGTGGTCGGTCAACGAGCGGAGGCGGCATTCAGGTGCTCCCACCAGGCGGTCAGGGGGCGGGCACCAGAGCCTTCGCGGGCGACGGAGCCATCGGGGTGGCGGTCACGGGCGCCGAGGAGCTGCCGTTCAACGTGATCAAGGCCCGGCCTGTCGAGAAGGCCAGGGGCGGGGTCGTCGACCGCGTTGAGCCACCGGAAGCCGTACTGCATCATCACGGCCAGCCGGGTGCGGCCGGAGCGGTTGAGGCCGCCGGCGTGCCAGGTGCGGTTCTCGAAGAGGACCACGTCGTGGGGGCCAATGTCCGGGGTGATCGCGCCGGGCGGGTCGATGTCTCCCTGGGGGACGGTGACGAGGCCGGTGCGAGTGTGGCTGCCGGGCACGAACATGGTGAGCCCGGCGTCCGGGCCCGGGTCGGTGAGGACGTACGCCACCTTGATCGCCAGACGAGGCGTCTGCTCAATGCCGAGGTCGGCCGCAGTGGAGGACATGTCGCGGTGCCAGCCATGCCTGGCCGGGACGCGGATGGTGCGCTCCTCGTCGGGGAGCGACGGCATGGCAATCAGGTTGCTCGACAGCAGGTAGAGGTTGGGGCTGAGCAGGCCGACGAGCGTGGGCAGCACGGCCGGGTTGGCGAGGAGCGGCAGGAAGGCGTCGTCGAGGGCAACGGCGCCACGGAAGCCATCCTTGCCGTCGACCGAGCGGTCCCGGCCCGCGGTCCGGTCGGTGGCCAGGAGCCGTACGGCGGCCTCGGCCGCGCGGTCGCGGACTTCAGGGGCAAGGGCATCGCGCAGGATGAGCAGGCCGTCGCGGTCGAAGGCGGCCAACTGCTCCGGGTCGGGTGCGGACGGGATGGTCATCGCGACTCCTTGAGCATTGACAGCGCCTGGTCTGTCAGCGCGGCGGCGGACATGCCGCAGTGCTCCAGCAGGTCGGCAGACGGCAGCGGGCGCCCGGGATCGCGGTAGCCGACTACGTGGAAGAAGCGGGCAGCTTCGCCCCGGGCTGCGAGCAAGGCCCGTACGGCCGGGGCTTGCGTGACGGTGGCCAGCAGCACGGGAACGCCATTCGGGAACATGCGGTCGAAGGCGCCATCGGGCAGCGCGGCGGGCCAGATACCCGGAGCACCGAGGGCGGTTAGGTCGTTGACGTGCACGTAGCGGATGCGCGCGCCCGGATGGACGTCCGCGAGTTGGCTAGCGGCGGCGGACAGCTCTCGGGCCGCGACGTCCCCGGCAGAGGCGAGGACGATCTCCGGGTTATCGGATCCGGCAGTGCTCAGGTGGGGCCAGATCGCGGCGCCGTTGGTCAGCTCCTCGCGGAGGGTGTCCGGCGGGAACGTGAGCGTGTGGTGCTTGTCGGCGATCAGGAAGTTCGCCTGGCCTCGGCCTGCGAGCATGACCACGAGGACGGTGGCCGCGCGGGTGGCGTCCGCCGGGGTGTAGATATGCACGGTGGGGTTCTGCGTCTCCAGCATCGCGG includes:
- a CDS encoding class I SAM-dependent methyltransferase, whose amino-acid sequence is MTSSNPSYTPEELFASTAPYYARFRPRYAPEFYTLLADRFSLDGTQRVLDLGAGPGIIALDLAPLVGEVIAVDPEKGMLEEGRRLAAEHNITNIDWHEGDSTNLPAMDVGPVLLTVMGAAYHWMDRDRVAQHLDQLIKPGGAIVLASGGAPGDLDPAPWRQVVDLVRTRYLGPERRAGSGTYSHPKDRHQDVLARSPFSQVDTARWDHTLTRTVDDVIGWTFSLSYSSPAQLGGKKNAFEQDLRAALLAFAPSGQFDEVIRTEAIIAARP
- a CDS encoding ATP-binding protein, whose translation is MRTRNREPQTLGSEGTLDRMARILAARNIDPAAVAAVVDEPEPFSLLDALSAGMPPRYQAAVADHPQVLAWAREVTEAAVAPSRGARRQVTTGPSLLMAGVVGAGKTHQAYGAVRLLAQRGIGVRWRATTAADLYADLRPRPGVDSERVLAAVSRCPLLIIDDLGAAKSSEWVEEVTYRLINRRYNLKLPTLITTNLSIRDFRAYLGDRVASRLAQMTTRVEFEPVDRRRFRAAA
- a CDS encoding HAD-IA family hydrolase, which codes for MRFGTIGGTNRTGTVGLADVLPLLRPANDKWILALSSPYAAGFVTLSGLDGRPKSQQWSSRMSNRRTGLILDFGGVLTTPLLPAVLAFEQREGLPQGACLTALYKDDAGVRITSDLERGAVSQTEWNEFAGKMLGVSPDNLMGRIFGDLRPEPLLIDAAAAARRAGIKVGILSNSVGLAPWDLYQGYELEKLYDVVVISEQHLMRKPDPNLFEITLKLMDLPAEECIFVDDTEAYVQAAEQLGLAGVHNQDPKQTVTTLSELLGVDLTAS
- a CDS encoding transcriptional regulator — translated: MLAMPSGTPACPDTDRHRRLAAQLADMIPGAATIRVSLNDPQQSWPHPHAIVKDESRATLKVGRNTARVAARWILRVWPEADWTRPHTFDLADATLTRSDLIAAGRGR
- a CDS encoding phytanoyl-CoA dioxygenase family protein, with amino-acid sequence MTIPSAPDPEQLAAFDRDGLLILRDALAPEVRDRAAEAAVRLLATDRTAGRDRSVDGKDGFRGAVALDDAFLPLLANPAVLPTLVGLLSPNLYLLSSNLIAMPSLPDEERTIRVPARHGWHRDMSSTAADLGIEQTPRLAIKVAYVLTDPGPDAGLTMFVPGSHTRTGLVTVPQGDIDPPGAITPDIGPHDVVLFENRTWHAGGLNRSGRTRLAVMMQYGFRWLNAVDDPAPGLLDRPGLDHVERQLLGARDRHPDGSVAREGSGARPLTAWWEHLNAASAR
- a CDS encoding MAB_1171c family putative transporter; this translates as MFDYFQYLTAAVMTIIAIWRFPAVRYGDSHRRALWGGYAGFAVALCLYTPAAMDALDRIPVVDLSALLRHFASTAAIMAALTYVATSYGKSTEVVVPRHVAVSRWIARASYKAGAIGVTLLTVLFFTVVDRRTPSENFLIDHAGEWGVAVYMTVFYFFPLVTTAVCGYQWTRAGRQAESTSMRVGLGLMGISMWMGLAHTVARIAILWVAVAFPLRLSTVQFLVDVTQIWMDLLFLFVAVGASIPTTRAAVARWKSWRTLYRTYPLWFDLVEAFPGTSLYPAGRRIAELMHIRVPIDVRLDRWTQDIADACEKLRHYAPRNLMFAAEDATASHSDPEPAAEAYWIKAALQAADAAPFHPQAAAPLRGKPFVDTDSEAAWLARVSTAYSTITAEQAKGLLLHSARVESELDQ
- a CDS encoding helix-turn-helix domain-containing protein, producing the protein MPPRQFDGSRVRAVRRGKDLGQRQLAAEVGVSAPTVARWEGGQDFPKGEKLPSIAAALGQPLDALFPHDGPPDLQLLRCDAGLSVAQAAAIIGTSRVPVSSAESGRRRLSAAYVQPLAEAYGVTESELLSAQDCSFGHRHGASRDEQATAPRTVGEKINYLLEHGYVGQEPPSDTEIAQLVNEHAGEAAVTTDDIVALREGVATEASDVVRAGLAEALQVDAALFQDDAEVNSAARELLEAIRFLGSIHRGQILGLAARGNSGGLSAEMMANINELVGELKHKLPEVPDPGVQNGE